A single Trueperaceae bacterium DNA region contains:
- a CDS encoding vWA domain-containing protein, with amino-acid sequence MAEADPPPDPDAPGEALAEPLDAPSGRTPILLRAAGALVPKRRRLRGVVYLVLDHSTSMADPGKMDAMRQGALRFFLEAVQREYAVGAVAFAGRADVVAGAGLDAHRFWRRLHALRAYGRTAMAAGLHAALRRLRFRRGRRVLVLITDGLPNDRARTMEAARLARARGVTLIPIGIGQADHAFLASLAGRPELARHVARGDLAGAMEAAAGHLHAGDASAPVDAEADRG; translated from the coding sequence ATGGCCGAGGCCGACCCCCCGCCCGACCCGGACGCCCCCGGGGAGGCGCTCGCGGAACCCCTCGACGCGCCCTCCGGGCGCACCCCGATCCTGCTGCGCGCCGCCGGCGCGCTCGTCCCGAAACGCCGGCGCCTGCGCGGCGTGGTGTACCTGGTGCTCGACCACTCCACCAGCATGGCGGACCCCGGCAAGATGGACGCGATGCGGCAGGGCGCCCTGCGGTTCTTCCTCGAGGCGGTGCAGCGGGAGTACGCGGTCGGCGCGGTCGCGTTCGCCGGTCGCGCCGACGTCGTCGCCGGCGCCGGACTGGACGCCCACCGGTTCTGGCGGCGGCTGCACGCCCTCCGCGCGTACGGGCGGACCGCGATGGCGGCCGGCCTGCACGCCGCGCTGCGGCGCCTGCGCTTCCGGCGGGGCCGGCGGGTGCTCGTGTTGATCACCGACGGGCTCCCCAACGACCGCGCCCGCACGATGGAGGCGGCGCGCCTCGCGCGCGCGCGGGGCGTGACGCTCATCCCGATCGGCATCGGGCAGGCCGACCACGCCTTCCTCGCGAGCCTCGCCGGCCGACCGGAACTCGCGCGGCACGTCGCGCGCGGCGACCTGGCCGGCGCGATGGAGGCGGCCGCCGGCCACCTGCACGCGGGGGACGCCTCCGCGCCGGTGGACGCCGAAGCGGATCGCGGGTAG